The Lacerta agilis isolate rLacAgi1 chromosome 14, rLacAgi1.pri, whole genome shotgun sequence sequence GCACACCATTGGAATTACATTTTTTACCAACCTCGATTTTTCTTACGGACTGCCTTGTGGGAGCTTTGGCCCTGAAAAGGCAGCCAgggaatatttaaaataaatgaacaatgtAGCTcttgaaaacatttttaatttagGCACTTATATGTTTCTGGAGTGGGGAACCaatggcccttcaaatgttggtGTACTACATTTTCCATCATCTCTGAACATAAGCCATGCTGATTGGGGGCTGATGTGACAGACCAGCAATACCTGGAGAGTTGCAGGTGGTCCTCTCTTGTTTTAAAAGTACCATTTACATGCAATAGTTAATAGTTACTAGCTCTACTGGCTGTATTCCTCGtctgctgttggaggcagtatgcctctgaatgccacttgctgtcAGGGAccctgcactgaggaggaatggtgggagcctccccctccccccctccccctgctcctgatcaagATCTTGCATCTTCCTAGGAGTatgaggacagtatagatttggaccAGTGGCTTGCAGAGGGACAtttttcagaaggcagaagctgggaaatactggatggagaAGAAGCACTGGGAGAGATTAACTATCTCTGGGAAGCATCcatccgctcagcccaaggtcaggAAGACCAGATAAGGTGgctgcacagaaagcacagtggttacgAGCTCAGGTTACAAGATGAGGTAGTGatgtgggtgactagggaggaagtgggtggaccccttaattgggagcaccttcattcctaggtAATGGATACTTTtttctctcgctgtgatcattaaagtttcaAACTGGTGAGaagactcattttcctttgttctgcttatctactgtcaaaaaggggggggaggagccgattccctgaagcctgacacatgCTGGGGATCATAGGggggggagtgctgctgttgcactcGGATCACACTCGTGGGCTTCCTATAAGGGGCATCTGGTGGGTCACTATGAGAAGAGGAtactggactcaatgggcctttGGTGAGATCCAGCTGGGCACACATACAAGTTTCTACACATATTAACCACTACAGCTATGTTGGACCTCTAATATTCCCCTGAATGCAAAGTGGCAAGAGTTCTCATAACGGGTGGTGGAGTGAGACAAGAAGCCCCcagtaaaacacaaaaaaattataTCTACTTTCTGCTTCGATCAACACAGTTTTGAAAATAAACCACAGATGAAGTCAATGGGGAagtgagaagagagagaaagaggtttgttgttgttgttgttagcagaaTACATATTATTTTAGCAGAATAAACATTTCAAATAAGTGCTGTTTTCAGGTCTAGGTTTGGAGAATCTGAGAAATGATACAAAGCAAGGCAAGGGGGTGCTTCTGCAGGAAATGAAGACTGAAAACTAATGAGTATTTGCTTTAAGACTACAAagcgtatttttttaaaaaggggtggaTGGGGGGTTATATACTCACATTATAGCTATTGGATCCATCACAAATGTGCCAATAGTGCATGTTCAGGCCAACAATCAGATAGCCAATTATGTTTTCGTCAGTCATATTCCAAATGTATCATCCTACTGAAATGAAATCCTGtggattttcttcttcagaagtCTTGGAATTTTATCCagctgccattctagtctgtccTTTCCCATAGTGTCAGCTACATAGCTATATCTGTTCCGGTCGATCTCCTGTCTCGTGTCTACCAGGCCTGCTAAAGATTGCCTAGAGATTATTGCTCTCCAGACCTGCAAAGCATGTGTTGAAATATCAAGATGCACAAAGTTGTGTCTGCAATTTGGTGTATGTATATGCGTTTAAATTTATCTGCACTGTTTTAAAAACTTTCCCACAAATTATACGGTGCAAATGAGGAGCTATCTATGGATCTTCTATGGAATGTTTTTGGATTCGCTCTCTAATGATAAGCCTTGTAATTTCCCATAAGGGAAATCAACATACTGCGTTACAAATGATTTTGAATTCAcctaagtaaaaaaaataatttgctttTGAATTAAGCACTTATTTCTTAACTAGCTgtcgcactcaggtcctgcttctagTCTTCCCCATGGCATCTGATTAGCTACTGTAAGAACCAGATGTtgcactagatggaccactggccagatccagcaagcTTCTCATAAGTTCTTAGGACTTCTTCAtcacccttaaaaaaatgtttaaggcatAGCAGGCTTAATTCCATATTCCATATTATCTAAAGCCAATTTGATGTTTCCTTGCCTATTAACATGATAAATATTGAAGTCACAGACTGCTCAATCTGTAATGGACTGAATTAGGCATATTGGGAAGGTagccttttaaaatgaaatcaatgTATTAAAAGTGAGACCTTAAGTAGAATATTGTAGAATTCAAAGCTCCAGTCAGTCAGCCATGCTCTCTTCTGAAATACACCATTCCATGATCCCCCGAaatgttttctctccctcctacacacacacacacacacacacacacacacacacacacaatggacaCTCAGAATTCTGTGGCCACTGAATATGATGAGTCCCCATTGTGTTATTCTGGGGTTCCCTTGCTTACATGTTCCCCAAAGCATATTTCTGCAAACCTGGTGTATGTAGACAGCACTAATGGTACTGTGTTTCACCAGACACATGGATAGTCCACTGGGACCACATGTCACTGTCCTGTAAACTCTGGCTGCCAATGAGCTGTTGGGCCCAATTCAAGCTGTTGGTGCTAGCATATAAAGCCATTAGAAAGGCTTGGGGccaaaatacataaaaagagaACCTTCTACAATATCAGTTATCTCAGGCCCTGAGATCACCCAGtgaggccttgttggtggtgCAACAACTGGGGGGAGCCTGGCTGGTGTAGACCCATGATAGGGTCtgttcagtggtggttccccatttacAATATGGATTGCCCTCTTCGGTGAGGTGTGGCCATCTCCAtcattattgactttcaggaaGAATTTGAAAACACTTCTGTTTACCCCCTGTTCCTTAGATCTCTGGTTAAgggaatgtttttaactgtttctggttttagaatgttttttttaaaaaagacacgcAGCCATCATaggaaaccagcagaatccctaatctgtcctgattgcccaatgccaggaacacaAATTCTATATTCCCCCAAACACAGAGAGAGgctggagagagaggtgggatCTCTATAGACCATATGTGTTTGGCAATCCACACGGCTGACATTCATTACTTCATAGGTTGTCGGTCATAGGTTGATTGACAGCTATAACATCTGGGTAAAGTATTGCACAGGTGAATTATAAGTGTGTATACATGAAACTGGAGAAATATCATGAAAAAGTACATGGGGAAATGTACACTTTTTTATAGAATATACGAAGGATGACAAATTTGTTTCAGTTGCTTTTGACAACCCACATATTTTCATGGTGAACACTTTTGGATGCTACAAAGAACTTAAGGGATCTCCCAGTGAGTCTtcagttttaaaaacatttaaatattgACCAAATATCAACACATAAGCCAGGCTGATTCAACATCACCTGTTTCTAACTTCACCTTTGGGTGTTGCTTATGGAAAATCACAGTGCAACATATCCTCAGAGACAAAATCCCAGACGTTTTGCAGAAGATGAGGACAGAGCTTCATGATTTGTGAAAAAGGCTTCATATGGTGTAGACGAAATATGGCTCAGAAGTAGGTTCAGAACAGCAATGAAATACCTTTTACAATGAAACTTGGATAGTTATATTTGGAATGTGGATAGTCTTGAAGgaaacatttctccatctttccccTCGGTTCTCCACTTAAATGAGAGAAGGAAAACCAGCACACTTCCACTGTACATCTTTTAATGGAAACAGGTATCATGGAAACCCAGCTTTTTATGGGAATACATTGATCATGGTGGTGGTGAAAATACGTTAATCATTTTTCGGCTGTTTTGATGTCTTAAGTGACATTGAATTCATTCTTTTCCTGTACTGGGAAcgttctcttcctcccaccccccccttAATTTGTACTGTTTAAAGTTAGGTTCAATCATATATTCAAATGAGTTTATTAAATGCATTGTttctggaaattaaaaataaactgagGATTCTACAATATATTTGGAAATGAAAATAAGACTGGAGAGATGTAGATTTAATGGGTGAGATCTAACATACTGAGAATGGACATcatttctctcctccttcctatGATCATCCTTACACTCTGAAAAATCTGCTAttttgccccaccccccaccccatgctttaAAACTAGAAATGCAGGAGAAATCTAATTCATTTCCCACTTAACCTACATAATTATCACTTTCTGATCCAATGCACAAATCCAAACATAGTCATCCcttgaaatttgcacctctctgaatttttcaatgcacttttttcagccaagtaatgtgtacaaaattgcacaGACTAGGAAGAATGGaaaaggagaaatttgattcaattcacatttaaaggtaagcCTTTCTAATTAGCATTCTCCAAAGCAATACATGGCTCAAGCATAGCTATCCTTCTAAATCAGGGGCCAGCAAGCTAAGGCCTATGGGCCaaaagcggcccacaggggtcatttaaccggcccacgagctgccctgaaccgagctgcctgcttggcGAGTTCCCGCACGCTGCGTTAAACCGGCATAGCATGGCGTGGGGGCTCGCTTCTACGgctccagaaattgcttctgcgcatgcacagatgccaaAAATTGCAGACATAGACATCAaaaatcgcgtctgcacagatgcagactCCGGAAATTGTatctgcgcagatgcagatgccagaaatcgcggGCGCTCTCTCTCACGCGGGCGTgcgatccagcccacagagggatttccactggagtgaaccggcccaggcgaggtaaaccttgctgacccctgttctaaatccACACTTCCagtgcagattattattattattattattattattattattattattattattattatttcaatttatataccgccctataccctcaGGCCTCAGGgcatttcacagaataaaatcagaatataaaaccacaaaatacataataaaaataaaagcaataacccaataacccccctccccaacacattttaaaagggcataggatgttaatcaaatcaaccaaatCTTCCAATGCAGCATAGCTATACTGGGGGATAGTGCAGGGGAAAGGGCATTTattactttttttataaaaaaaacacaccatacaAATGCAAGGAAGCTTGCAGAGATTGTATATTAACCAAAACTGCATATGTAAACATGGTGATTGGGAGACATTTGCGGCAAAAAGCTAATGggttttaaaaatggaaggaggTAAAATTGGAGAACccaaatggacagatttgtctgTCCATACTTGACTACTTGGTTTGCCCTGGCTTGTCCGTGCTAGTATGCCAGGAGCTGATGCTAAGCCTGCTTTCTGCTGCCGCACCATCTGTGAGTGGTCATTGTGGTCAGTGTGGGATGCTTATGGGCTGTACAACCCTGGACAACAGTTACAAGGTCAACCATGTAGCCCTAGAGCTGTGTGTTAGACCACACTGAGCTAGACCCTATTGTCTGACTAAccagaaggcagctttctatttTCCTAATTAGCTCTTTTTCTCTCCTGTCCTCTTGCAGACTCAAAGGATGGACTTGACAAATTGCTCAAGAGTGACAGGATTCATCCTTCTGGGATTCCCCCATTTTCAGGGCATGGATATCCTTTTCTTTGTGGTGATCCTCCTGCTCTACCTTCTGTGCCTTACAGGGAATGGTCTCATCATTGTCATGGTGACTGTGGACCATCGGCTCCAGAAGCCAATGTACTTCTTCCTTAGCAACTTCTCTATTATTGAGATTGGACACACTACTGTGTTTATGCCGAAGATGCTATTCAACTTCCTGTCGGCAAAGAACACAATCTGCTTCAACTGTTGCATGACACAGTTGTTCTTCTACTTCCTCTTTGGTGTCACAGAGTTTTTCATTCTTGCTATCATCTCCTTTGATAGATACTTAGCCATCTGCCATCCATTGAGGTACCCCACCCTCATGACCTCCCAGGTCTGCTTTAAGCTTGCGCTGGCTGCCTGGCTTGCAGGCTTTTTCTCAATTATTTTCCAGGTGTGGAAGGTTGTGGGACTTCCTTTCTGTAGCTCCAACGTTGTATATCATTTTTTCTGTGATGAAGGAGCTATGTTAGAGATCGCAGGGGGAGACACACAAGTCATTGAAGCCCTTGGCTTTGTGGTGACTGTGGCTGTGATCCTGAGCTCTCTGCTTTTGACGGTTGTAATTTACATCTTCATCATCTCCACGATCCTCCGTATCACTTCAACCAGTGGACAGCGGAAGGCTTTCTCCACCTGCGCCTCCCATTTGACTGTGGTCAGCATCTTGTATGGGGCAGTACTTTTCATCTACATGAGACCTTCTGTCAAGGGCTCTTCTTTTGGTGTGGTCAGAGCTGTGTCTGTATTGAACATGATTGTTGCCCCAGTACTGAATCCTTTCATATACACAATCAGGAATAATGAAGTCAAAGATGCTTTACGAAAAGCCTTAGGAAGGAAGACTTTTGCCGTTTCTAAGTTCTAAGCACTGACTTGGGTTGGAAAGGACTGCAGTCTAACTCAGTGCTCACAGAGACCTGTATtccagcaacccagtcagatgggcagcatataaatatatcatcatcatcatcataccctgTAATTTTACCCCATGCTCCTCTGAATCCAAGTTTGCCACAGCTCTGATTCTATTCTGAAATGGTGCCATTGCCAATCAATTTAGTGATGATTAgaggagatggatggatggatggaaataGAAAGAGTAATCTACCTTCTCATGTCCCCTCTTACCAGATAATGGCAAGAGATAGCTGATTAAGTGGCCTTCTTTGAATccgactcttggtccatctaggtcagatatgtccacactgactggcaggaccAATACTGGGTTGCAGACAAAGGTTCCCCCCAGTCCTACCTGTGGatgatggggactgaacctgagaacACTTCTCTAATGTCTCATTAAAGCCAATACCTGGCTTCATCCACCTTCTTTGGGTGTCTTGTCCATTTCCAGACCCTGCATTAAAGCAGCTTTGACTACATAGCATATCAGTCTGGGGACATCAAAGAGCAGTGTCTGGAAGTCCTATCAGACTTGGTTGCACTCTCAGAAGATGCTACGGGGATAAAGAAACTgtgcccctccaaatgttgctggactacaactcccatcatccttgctcATTGGCTATGATGTCTGGGACTCGTGGTGGgttttggagtccaacagcatctagtgGGCTACAGATTCCTCACCCCAGCTGTAATAAGAAAGTGTTGCCAGGAAGAcagttttcttttattaaatgATTTCTAAACAGCTTTTCATCTCCAAAGAAGAAATACCATAGGGATTTCCACAATAGCAATGCATAATAATGAAGTCAAAGATGCTTCAAAATAACCCTTAGGAAGTAAGTCCTTTGTAGTTTCTAAGCTCTAAGCGCATCACTGCCATGCAGGAAATGAGACCCAAGTTGAGAAAGGATCCACACCCCTGGGCTACTGTAGCCAACCATTGAATGGCAGCCGTGAAACCTGTGTAAAATATTGTATAGCTGAATTCTTGCTTACTTACATTATTCTAAAGGGAattccagaaaaaaatacatgGGGAAATGTAGACTTTTAGAATATGTGAAGGAGGACAAATAAAGCATTCAATTCTTTACGAAACATCAATACACATGGGCCTGGCTGACTCAACATCACCTGATCTGACCATCAGCTTTGGGTGTTTCTGATGGGAAATCACAAAGGGGCACATCCCTAGAGACAGAATACCAGAACTTTTGGAGAAGGTAAAATAACTTCTCATTACTGTTGCATGATTTGTAAGAAGGGCTTTGCTTGGTGTAGATGAAATATCCCTTTCATGTGTGAATCAGAAGTGCAATTAGACCATCGATGAAATATCTTTTGCAGGGGAAGTTGGATAGATGTCCTTGAAAGGTGGGCACTGTTGAAGGGAACATGGTGTTACCTCTGCCCTTGGTTCTTTACctaagcaaagaaaagaaaatcaacacCCTTCCATGTACAGCTTTTTTGAATGGGGGCAGGTATTGTGGACACAGAGTTTGTTATAGAGGCACATCAACAATGATTTCCTTCTGCAGCTCCAACATCACTGACAGTGGTGGGCCTTCTCCACCTGCGCCTCGCATCTGATTGTGGTCAGCATCTTGTATGGAGCAGTCCTGTTCATCTACTTAAGACCTACTGTCACAAGAGCTTCATTCAAGGTGGTGAAAGCCATGTCTGTACTGAACATGATAGTTGCCCCAGTGCTGAAACCTTTCATATACACCATCAGGAACAATGAGGTCAAAGATGCTTTACAAAAAAGCATTAGGAAGGAAGACCTTTGCACTTCATAAATTATGAGCATCTTTGACCACATAACAAGTAAGTCTGGAACCCCCAAAGAACAGTGTTTGTAAGTCCTACCAGACTTGGTGGCAGCCTAAGAATAACACATTGACTTGGGTGTTCTGCAGAAGAGATGGCCGTCCCTCAAATTACTGGTTTGTGGTGGGATTAAcatgcaatgaaataaaataatgttgATGATTGGATGAAATCTTTGCATCCATTCTCACTGCTGTCTGGGTACATGTGTATATCCATAGTACTTCAAACATATACATACTTTTATTTATGAACTGCCCTTCATGTATTCTGTGGTGTCTTTATCACAGTTAATGATCTGGTTCAGACATATATAACTCCTTTTATTGAACTGAAATATGCACAAGCTTTATGCTCTTTCTCTCCATATTCTTAGTGTGCTGGATTAACCCAGGAAGTCTTCCATTAACTATAGTCTCCAGTTACATATGAACCAAGAGGCTAGGTTTATCAGGATCAGGGCAAACCAAGATTCAATCCAattctaaaccatagtttaagatCCTAGCTTATTCTGAATCTTATAATGATAGTTTAttggttcagatgtaacagtTAACTATGGTTAGTGGAAGACTTCCTGGGTTAATCTCAGAACACAAAGAAATGAGGAATGAAGAGGTAGCATGATGAAGAAATGAGGAATGAAGAGGATGAAGAATGAAATATTTCAGAGATACCTTGGATTAAAGTGAGATTTGAACAGTGCCAACGATCTGTCAAAAATTGTTCACCCACAGTGAAAATTGGAATAGGATTTTGTAGAGCTGAAGTTAGGAAAAACAAGTTAAAGGATTGCAAAGATTTGTGTGAGCTGAAGAAGTGCTTCATCAGTTGTGTGCATTTATTGAATTCTGCTTTCCTCTCTTGCTCTCTTGTCTACATACTCCATACATAATGTCTATGTATATACattaagaaagagagaaatgcatATGTTTGTTAAGTGGATGA is a genomic window containing:
- the LOC117057294 gene encoding olfactory receptor 6X1-like, with the protein product MDLTNCSRVTGFILLGFPHFQGMDILFFVVILLLYLLCLTGNGLIIVMVTVDHRLQKPMYFFLSNFSIIEIGHTTVFMPKMLFNFLSAKNTICFNCCMTQLFFYFLFGVTEFFILAIISFDRYLAICHPLRYPTLMTSQVCFKLALAAWLAGFFSIIFQVWKVVGLPFCSSNVVYHFFCDEGAMLEIAGGDTQVIEALGFVVTVAVILSSLLLTVVIYIFIISTILRITSTSGQRKAFSTCASHLTVVSILYGAVLFIYMRPSVKGSSFGVVRAVSVLNMIVAPVLNPFIYTIRNNEVKDALRKALGRKTFAVSKF